GTCAGCGTCATAGTCATTGCTGATTAACGACATTACAAAATGACAATGACTATGGACATGTCTATCTTATCGCGCTCTGCTTCAGACTACGGCTAGCCCTTGTTCTTAATCAAAATAACGCGAACAATATCCAAAGCTGTGTTATCAGGAATTTCTAAGGAACGGTGCAAGTGTTCTAAAAATGCTTTCTCTTCATCGGTGACTAGTCCATCAGCAAGAATTAGGTCAGTAGCAACTGCAAAAGCAGTTTCCCGTAGCTCATGGGGCAGGTATTGTTTGGCTTGCTCGAACAGAGCATGACTATCTTCATTGCGAATGATTTTGAGAAAGCGATCAAGCATTTTGGCAATTGCTTCACCAGAATAGTCTTGAAAGAGTTTCATCCGAGACAACCCTAGCGACAGAGATTGCACTTCTGGGTCTGACAGATAACCATCCGATGCCGTTGCTGCTAAGGTGATAGCGGCAAATGCTTCGGCTGCTGTCATGGTGTTGCCTTGGGTTGTGGAATTATTCAACAGGTGATCAAACAAACCCACGGGTATAACCCCCTTATCAACAGTTAGCAGTCACTATGTTTCACTACATACGCTTCACTACAGTAGAAGACTAGTTCCTACCTAAACTAGGAACTCTGTAAAAACTTTACAAGCTGCTCAACTTTGCCCCAAGCAGCGCCACTTGCAAGAATGTCCTTGGCCATCGCTACACCAGCAACAGCACTTGTCACCTTTTCACCCACCATTAGCGCCAGGGCAGCATTTAGTGCAACCACATCTTGGTGAGCTTGAGTGCCCCTGCCCTGCAATACATGACGCAAAATATCAGCATTTTCTTGGGCATCTCCTCCCCGCAATGCACTCGTAGGTGCAATCACTAAGCCAGAATCCTGTGGATCCAAAATTGACGATGTAACTTGTCCGTTTTCCAGGATGGCTAGGTCTGTGAGGTTTGCTAAGCCAGCTTCATCCAGATGTTCTCGTCCATGGAGAACGATCGCTCGCTGCGTTCCTAGCTGTTGCAGCGCCTGAGCCATGGTGATCACTAGACCTTCTGTAGGTACGCCCAAGACTTGCCCTGTAGGTTGCATGGGGTTCACCAATGGCCCTAGCAGGTTAAATACTGTTCGCACCTTCAAGG
This sequence is a window from Cyanobacteriota bacterium. Protein-coding genes within it:
- a CDS encoding tellurite resistance TerB family protein, with protein sequence MGLFDHLLNNSTTQGNTMTAAEAFAAITLAATASDGYLSDPEVQSLSLGLSRMKLFQDYSGEAIAKMLDRFLKIIRNEDSHALFEQAKQYLPHELRETAFAVATDLILADGLVTDEEKAFLEHLHRSLEIPDNTALDIVRVILIKNKG